Proteins found in one Sorghum bicolor cultivar BTx623 chromosome 1, Sorghum_bicolor_NCBIv3, whole genome shotgun sequence genomic segment:
- the LOC8061341 gene encoding SUMO-conjugating enzyme SCE1, with translation MSGGIARGRLAEERKAWRKNHPHGFVARPETLADGSANLMVWNCTIPGKQGTDWESGYYPLTLHFSEDYPSKPPKCKFPQGFFHPNVYPSGTVCLSILNEDSGWRPAITVKQILVGIQDLLDQPNPADPAQTDGYHLFIQDPAEYKRRVRLQAKQYPALV, from the exons ATGTCGGGAGGAATCGCGCGCGGCCGCCTCGCCGAGGAGCGTAAGGCTTGGCGCAAGAACCACCCCCAC GGTTTCGTGGCGAGGCCGGAGACGCTAGCCGACGGGTCGGCGAACCTCATGGTCTGGAACTGTACCATCCCCGGCAAGCAGGGG ACTGATTGGGAAAGTGGGTACTACCCACTTACCCTTCATTTCAGTGAAGACTACCCAAGCAAGCCTCCCAAATGCAAGTTCCCACAGGGTTTTTTCCACCCAAATGTTTATCCTTCAGGAACAGTCTGCCTCTCAATTCTCAATGAGGATAGC GGTTGGAGACCTGCTATCACTGTTAAGCAGATTCTAGTTGGAATACAGGACTTGCTTGATCAGCCCAATCCTGCTGATCCTGCTCAGACTGATGGTTATCACCTATTCATCCAG GATCCAGCAGAATACAAGCGACGTGTCCGTCTGCAGGCCAAGCAATATCCTGCTCTGGTCTGA
- the LOC8062868 gene encoding putative expansin-A30: MASPSTGTAFLALVIIFLALLCAATTANARFTAMQWTPAHATFYGDETAAETMGGACGYGNLYATGYGTDTAALSTTLFKDGHGCGTCYQIRCTGSPWCYAGSPSITVTATNLCPPNWAQDTNNGGWCNPPRTHFDLSKPAFMKMAQWRAGIVPVMYRRVPCVRRGGLRFALQGNPYWLLAYVMNVGGAGDVVEMWVKSGTSSCAWIRMTHNWGAAYQAFAQLGGKALSFKVTSYTTRQTIVATNVAPANWGLGLTYQARVNFS, from the exons ATGGCTTCTCCCTCCACAGGCACGGCCTTCTTGGCCCTCGTCatcatcttcttggctttgctatGTGCGGCCACCACGGCGAACGCGAGGTTCACGGCGATGCAGTGGACTCCGGCGCACGCCACCTTCTACGGCGACGAGACCGCAGCGGAGACCATGG GTGGGGCGTGCGGATATGGCAACCTGTACGCGACCGGGTACGGCACGGACACGGCGGCGCTGAGCACGACGCTGTTCAAGGACGGGCACGGTTGCGGGACGTGCTACCAGATCCGGTGCACGGGTTCCCCGTGGTGCTACGCCGGCTCGCCGTCGATCACGGTGACGGCCACCAACCTGTGCCCGCCCAACTGGGCGCAGGACACCAACAACGGCGGGTGGTGCAACCCGCCGCGCACCCACTTCGACCTCTCCAAGCCGGCCTTCATGAAGATGGCGCAGTGGCGCGCCGGGATCGTGCCCGTCATGTACCGCCGCGTGCCCTGCGTGCGCAGGGGCGGCCTCCGGTTCGCGCTCCAGGGGAACCCTTACTGGCTGCTGGCGTACGTGATGAAcgtcggcggcgccggcgacgtCGTCGAGATGTGGGTGAAGAGCGGCACGTCGTCCTGCGCGTGGATACGGATGACCCACAACTGGGGCGCCGCGTACCAGGCGTTCGCGCAGCTCGGCGGCAAGGCGCTCAGCTTCAAGGTCACCTCCTACACCACCCGGCAGACCATCGTCGCCACCAACGTCGCGCCGGCGAACTGGGGCCTGGGGCTCACGTACCAGGCCCGCGTCAACTTCTCCTGA
- the LOC8062609 gene encoding uncharacterized protein LOC8062609 isoform X2 — translation MAGAQSQAMLEKMELRQSYRNVWHTDLTNAVAADLPWCCLSLWCGPCVSYMLRRRALYNDMSRYVCCAGYMPCSGKCGESQCPEVCLATEVFCCFGNSVASTRFLLQDEFNIQTTQCDNCIIAFMFFLQQLACICSLVACIVGNSELSEVAHVISCMSNLVYWTVCSCMQTQHKVEMDKRDGTLNTMSAPPMQQMSRW, via the exons ATGGCGGGGGCGCAGTCGCAGGCGATGCTGGAGAAGATGGAGCTGCGGCAGAGCTACCGCAACGTCTGGCACACCGACCTCACCAACGCCGTCGCCGCGGACCTCCCCT GGTGCTGCCTGTCGCTGTGGTG CGGCCCGTGCGTTTCCTACATGCTGCGCCGACGCGCCCTGTACAATGACATGTCCAGGTACGTGTGCTGCGCTGGGTACATGCCGTGCAGCGGCAAGTGCGGCGAGAGCCAGTGCCCGGAAGTATGCCTTGCGACCGAG GTGTTCTGCTGCTTCGGCAACTCGGTTGCTTCCACCCGATTCCTGCTGCAGGACGAGTTCAACATCCAGACGACGCAGTGCGACAACTGCATCATC GCCTTCATGTTCTTCCTGCAGCAGCTGGCCTGCATCTGCTCCCTCGTCGCCTGCATCGTCGGCAACAGCGAGCTCTCGGAGGTGGCGCACGTCATCTCCTGCATGTCCAACCTGGTCTACTGGAC GGTTTGCTCGTGCATGCAG ACGCAGCACAAGGTGGAGATGGACAAGAGGGACGGCACGTTGAACACCATGTCTGCGCCCCCGATGCAGCAGATGTCGCGTTGGTAA
- the LOC8062609 gene encoding uncharacterized protein LOC8062609 isoform X1 — MAGAQSQAMLEKMELRQSYRNVWHTDLTNAVAADLPWCCLSLWCGPCVSYMLRRRALYNDMSRYVCCAGYMPCSGKCGESQCPEVCLATEVFCCFGNSVASTRFLLQDEFNIQTTQCDNCIIVRSSFHSIRLPDDLISDDNRSRPACPSSDTHLPRRSLHCRPSCSSCSSWPASAPSSPASSATASSRRWRTSSPACPTWSTGRFARACR; from the exons ATGGCGGGGGCGCAGTCGCAGGCGATGCTGGAGAAGATGGAGCTGCGGCAGAGCTACCGCAACGTCTGGCACACCGACCTCACCAACGCCGTCGCCGCGGACCTCCCCT GGTGCTGCCTGTCGCTGTGGTG CGGCCCGTGCGTTTCCTACATGCTGCGCCGACGCGCCCTGTACAATGACATGTCCAGGTACGTGTGCTGCGCTGGGTACATGCCGTGCAGCGGCAAGTGCGGCGAGAGCCAGTGCCCGGAAGTATGCCTTGCGACCGAG GTGTTCTGCTGCTTCGGCAACTCGGTTGCTTCCACCCGATTCCTGCTGCAGGACGAGTTCAACATCCAGACGACGCAGTGCGACAACTGCATCATCGTGCGTAGCAGCTTCCATTCGATTCGCCTTCCTGATGATTTGATTTCTGATGATAATCGCAGCAGGCCGGCCTGTCCATCCAGTGACACTCATCTTCCCCGTCGATCGTTGCATTGCAGGCCTTCATGTTCTTCCTGCAGCAGCTGGCCTGCATCTGCTCCCTCGTCGCCTGCATCGTCGGCAACAGCGAGCTCTCGGAGGTGGCGCACGTCATCTCCTGCATGTCCAACCTGGTCTACTGGAC GGTTTGCTCGTGCATGCAGGTAA